From one Oncorhynchus clarkii lewisi isolate Uvic-CL-2024 chromosome 6, UVic_Ocla_1.0, whole genome shotgun sequence genomic stretch:
- the LOC139412080 gene encoding F-box only protein 4, with amino-acid sequence MSGKSRSEESVVIRSLRHFREKYFNARKNVSDQAHAAEVTGEDAPPGFLDCLPVDLQFLIMTLLSPVDLCRLGATSSYWRAMVRDPLLWRYFLVRDMPKWPSINHVTMPRLEALHTPLCVGEKEMEEPGHDFMTDYLKGYPACRQQWFPQRPPYSVVTSFLQSLVPTATEPRYAMFGPGMEQLDVSMVTKLMHTPDVLLVAGIPQRQINGIGSGISYVYKNQHKFNILTLYSTNRAERERARMEQQSVSNKLFIQEGRDQSGHPHFSPTPQVQEVCQAVDGFIYVANAEPGRGDDGEVEWAQIQALVDPALGSSSRPLLVLSCVSREEPDQIRTTSSNSTRTPCVDMAQRLCLPMLPNPWMVQDTVAESLSGVLDGISWLLGCSGLRL; translated from the exons ATGTCCGGGAAAAGTCGGAGCGAAGAATCTGTAGTTATACGAAGTCTCAGACATTTCCGAGAGAAGTACTTCAATGCAAGGAAAAACGTCAGTGATCAGGCGCATGCAGCAGAAGTCACCGGTGAAGATGCACCGCCTGGCTTTTTGGACTGTTTACCC GTGGACCTACAGTTCCTGATCATGACCCTGCTGTCTCCTGTGGACCTCTGTCGTCTGGGGGCCACTAGTAGCTACTGGAGGGCTATGGTCAGAGACCCCTTACTATGGAGATACTTTCTGGTCAGGGACATGCCTAAATGGCCCTCCATCAACCATGTGACCATGCCCCGGTTAGAGGCCTTACACACCCCTCTGTGTgtgggggagaaggagatggaggagccAGGTCATGACTTCATGACAGA TTATCTAAAGGGATACCCAGCCTGCAGACAGCAATGGTTTCCCCAGAGGCCGCCATACAGCGTTGTGACTTCCTTCCTCCAGTCGCTGGTGCCCACCGCCACTGAGCCGCGCTACGCCATGTTTGGCCCCGGCATGGAACAGCTGGATGTCTCCATGGTGACCAAGCTCATGCACACCCCAGATGTGCTCCTTGTAGCAGGGATACCCCAGAGACAGATCAATG GTATTGGATCTGGGATTAGTTACGTGTACAAAAACCAGCACAAATTCAACATTCTGACTCTCTACTCAACCAACAG ggcagagagggagagagcccgCATGGAACAGCAGAGTGTCAGCAACAAACTCTTCATCCAGGAGGGAAGGGACCAATCAGGACACCCACATTTTAGCCCCACCCCTCAGGTCCAGGAAGTGTGTCAGGCGGTGGATGGGTTCATCTATGTGGCCAATGCAGAGCCAGGAAGAG GTGATGATGGGGAGGTGGAGTGGGCTCAGATCCAGGCGTTGGTGGACCCTGCCTTAGGCTCATCCTCCAGACCCCTCCTGGTCCTGTCCTGTGTgtccagagaggaaccagaccaGATCAGAACCACCAGCTCCAATAGTACCAGAACCCCCTGTGTGGATATGGCTCAGAGACTCTGCCTGCCCATGCTGCCCAACCCCTGGATG GTTCAGGACACAGTAGCAGAGTCTCTGTCTGGTGTCTTAGATGGGATCTCCTGGCTGCTGGGGTGTTCTGGTCTCAGGCTGTAA
- the LOC139412083 gene encoding RAB7A-interacting MON1-CCZ1 complex subunit 1 yields MADDCRRQGFELERRIFELDNKCASLRTEKQDDDYLQNASVILDKLKSFYRQGGESSSLPKLLQDYTQVILDITFYEENKLVDQEFPEDCSPFKIQQLLQDLTEPEVLAGRLAPAQEVQSVLGLEVLECLYWRRGALLYMYCHTLHQRKQWIKKNKATFLKCLQEGVRYLMRMLQVRNSVKLNDGVVFHDSATANFLAEGIFSDTHLLTMMYIGEMCFWAVKYEDCSVDSTERKEDRLHFRDIGTQILHKYVLACEGPLQGQGWNTENAKEILSILQ; encoded by the exons ATGGCGGACGACTGCAGACGACAGGGGTTTGAGCTGGAGAGAAGGATTTTTGAGTTGGACAATAAGTGCGCCAGTCTCAGAACGGAGAAACAAG ATGATGACTATTTACAGAATGCTTCTGTGATACTAGACAAGTTGAAAAGCTTTTACAGACAAGGGGGAGAGAGTAGCAGTTTGCCTAAACTGCTTCAGGATTACACTCAG gtgatccTGGACATCACGTTCTATGAGGAGAACAAGCTGGTGGACCAGGAGTTCCCAGAGGACTGCTCGCCATTTAAGATCCAACAGCTGCTGCAGGACCTCACAGAGCCAGAGGTGTTGGCAGGGAGGCTGGCACCGGCCCAAGAG GTGCAGTCAGTCTTGGGGCTAGAGGTGTTGGAGTGCCTCTACTGGAGACGTGGAGCACTGCTCTACATGTACTGCCACACCCTCCACCAACGCAAGCAGTGGATCAAGAAGAACAAGGCCACTTTCCTCAAG TGTCTTCAGGAGGGTGTACGCTACCTGATGAGGATGCTGCAGGTGAGGAACTCTGTGAAGCTCAACGACGGGGTGGTGTTTCATGACTCTGCTACCGCCAACTTCCTGGCTGAAG GCATCTTTTCAGACACCCACCTGTTGACGATGATGTACATCGGGGAGATGTGTTTCTGGGCAGTGAAGTACGAGGACTGCAGCGTTGATTCCACAGAACGCAAAGAGGACCGGCTCCACTTCCGGGACATTGGGACACAGATCCTGCACAAATACGTGCTGGCCTGTGAGGGCCCTCTTCAGGGCCAGGGCTGGAACACTGAGAATGCCAAGGAGATCCTTAGTATCTTACAGTGA